TCAAGATCAAGGACAATTACAACGTCGTCGAGGGCGTGGACACGCTCATTCCCGTGGATGTCTACGTACCGGGCTGTCCGCCCCGGCCGGAAGGGCTGCTTGAGGGCTTTTTCCAGCTGCAGCGGATGATTACTGGCAAACGCTGGTGGCCGGTGGCCGCCAAGGTGGAGGGCTGAACATGCTCCAGGCACTGGAAGGCATACCCACACAACTGGTGGCCCGGCAGGACAGGGGCGCGACCGGGCACTTCTGGTCCGTGTTCCTGGCTCCCGGGCAGGTTCTCAAGGCGGCCCGTAAGCTCATGGGGGCCGAATACTCCCTTGAAGACATCCTTGCCCTGGATTTCGCCGAGGGATTTTTGGTGCTCTATCACTTCAATCGCTGGGACATTGACGAGAGGGTGACGCTTCGCGTTCTCGTTTCACGAGAGAACCCGGTGGTGCCGTCCATCGCCGGGATTTTTCACGGCGCGGAGTGGCATGAGCGGGAGACCCGCGACTTCCACGGCATCATCTTTGAGGGCAATCCCAACTTCGTGCCGCTGCTTATGCCGGCCGAGGACGCGGACGTGCATCCGCTGGTCAAGTCCGACAAGGCAAGGCTCTCCATCAAGGAGGTCCTAAGCCTTGGAGAGATCGTTTCCTCCAACGGGGAGATCGAGGCGTTGTTTGCGGAAGCGGAGGCCGGGGAGGCCTCCGACGCGTAGGCCGGGGCAACCGGTCGGTATACAAACCGGACTGAGAGTTTATGTCGGCTTACCAAAACATGGATCAGATGACGGGTGACTTCTACACCCGTAAGTTTGAGGCCGGAAAGCAGGACGGAACCCTGATCATCAATATGGGTCCGCAGCATCCCTCCACCCATGGTGTGCTTCGGATCGTGATCGAGGTTGACGGCGAATACATCGTCCGCGCCGAGCCCGTGCTGGGCTACCTGCACCGCATGCACGAAAAAATGGGCGAAGTCCAAACCTGGGGAGGTTTCATCCCCAACATGGGGCGCGTGGACTACGGCCACGCCATGGCCTGGAACTGGGCCTATGTGGGCGCCGTGGAAAAACTCATGGGTATCGAAGTGCCCGAGCGTGCGCAGTATCTGCGGGTCATCATGACCGAGCTGAACCGCCTCACCTCGCACCTGCTGTGGTGGGGGGCCTACATTCTCGACCTGGGCGCCTTCACGCCCATCATGTACGCCTTTGATGATCGCGAAATGCTTCTGGACATCCTGCAGCGCCCCTCGGCCTCCAGGCTGACCTACAGCAACTTCCGCGTCGGTGGTGTGCAGATGGACTTGGACGACAAGTGCATTGAGCTAATCAAGGCGTTCATTCCCCATTTCCGGGGTCGTCTGCCAATGTATCACGATCTGGTCACGGAAAACCTCATCTTGCGCCGCCGCATCGAGGACATCGGCATCATCGACCAGGACATGTGCCGTCGTTACGGCTGCACCGGCCCGGTGTTGCGCGGAGCGGGCGTGGCCTACGACGTGCGCCGCAGCGAGCCGTACTCGGTCTATGATCGGTTCGACTTCGATATCCCGACCCAGGAATCCGCCTGTTCGGCCGGGCGATACCATGTCCGTCTTGCGGAGATGGAGCAGAGTCTGCGGATCATCGAGCAGGCTCTCGAGCAGCTGTCCGGCGCCGAGGGAGGACACATCGTGGACAAGGCCCCCAAACCGGCCATGAAACCCCCGGCAGGCGAGGCCTACTTCGCGGTGGAGGGAGCGCGTGGAAAGATCTGTGTCTATGTCGCATCCGACGGCACCAAGACGCCGTATCGCGTCAAGCTGCGGGCTCCGGGCTTCTCCAACATGAACGCCTTTGCTGAGGCGGCCACGGGCACCATCCTGGCCGATGCCGTGGCCATCCTCGGCAGCCTCGATCTGATTATTCCCGAACTCGACAGGTAGGGTGGAGTAATGAACGAATTCATACAGAACCTGATACCGCTGGTCATTGCCGTGGTCGGCTCCATGGCCTGGCTGGCCGTCAACGCCCTGGTGCTGGTTTACTGCGAGCGCAAGTTCGCGGGCCATATCCAGCGCAGGCCCGGCCCCTTTGAAGTCGGTCCCCACGGCGTATTGCAGACCCTCATCGACGGCCTCAAGCTCATGGGCAAGCAGCTTTTGACCCCGGACAACGCGGACCGCTTCCTTTATTGGCTGGCTCCGATCCTGTCCATGATCCCGGTCCTGCTGCTCTTCATGCCCATTCCCTACGGCCCGGTGCTTACCGGCATGGAGGTCGATCTCGGCCTGCTGCTGATCCTGGCCTTTTCCAGTTTCAACGGCCTGGCCCTGATCCTGGCCGGCTGGGGCTCCAACAACAAATGGGGCGTTCTGGGCGCAGCCCGCGCCGTGGCCCAGACCGTGGCCTACGAGATTCCGCTGCTGCTGACCGTGCTGGCCATCGCCTTCATGACCGGCACTCTGAACCTGACCGAGATCACGGCCCAGCAGGCCGGACACATCGGCAACTGGTTCATCTGGAAGCAGCCGCTGGCCTTCCTTGTCTTCCTGGTGGCCATGTTCGGCGAGACCAACCGCGCCCCCTTCGACCTGGCCGAGGCCGAGTCGGAACTGACCGCCGGATTCCACACCGAGTATTCGTCCATGGGCTTCGGTCTCTTCTTCATGGCCGAGTACGGGTACATGGTCGTCATCTGCTCCATCTGCTCGGTGCTGTTCCTGGGCGGCTTCCATGGCCCCATTCCGGGCATCGAGGGTTGGTGGTGGATGCTTATCAAGACCTATGCCCTGCTGTTCCTCATGATATGGGCCCGCTGGACCTTCCCTCGCGTGCGGTTCGACCAGCTTCTGAACATCAACTGGAAATGGCTGCTGCCGCTGGCGACGTTCAATCTGCTGGCCACGGCGCTGATCATGAAGCTGTAGGGGTGTCATCATGAACGCACTGAGAAAACACGTCATACAGCCGATACTCGACTGCTGGAGTCTGCTGGTGGGGCTCAAGATCACGGGCAAGTACTTCTGCAAGCCCCTGATTACCGTCCACTATCCGCGCCAGGTCATCGACAGCGAAAACCTGTCCACCTACGGGGGGCACGTGGAGCTGATCGGCATGCCCAAGGACCCGGCCACGCCCAAGTGCATCTCCTGCATGATGTGCGTGACCAACTGCCCGTCTAACTGCCTCAAGGTCGTCAAGAGCAAGGCGCCCACGCCCACTCCCGAGCAGGAACAGGCCTGGAAGGAGGCCGAGGAGCGGGGGGAGAAGGTCGTCAAACCCAAGGCCCCCAAGTTCCCGGCCAAGTTCATGTACGACTATACACTTTGCAGCCTCTGCGGCACCTGCATCGACAACTGCCCGGCCAACACGCTGCGGTTTTCCAGCAACATCTATTGGGTGGCCACCTCCCGCAAGGAGATGCACATCGATCTTCTTGCCCGGCTGCGCGAGCAGGCGGCAGAGGTGTCTGCCCCGGCTCCCAAGCCCGAAGCCAGGCCGGCAGCGGCGCAAAAGGAGGCATAATATGGAAGTAATGGCTAAAGTGGCATTCTGTGTCTACACGGCTGTCATTCTGGGCGGGTCTATTCTCGCCGTTTCGAGCAGCAGTCTGGTACGCGCTCTGGTCGGACTGATCATCACCCTGATCGGCGTGGCGGGCATGTACCTGTTGCTGGCATCCCCCTTCATGGCCTTCATGCAGTTGCTCATATACGTCGGAGCGGTGAGTGTGCTGATCTTCTTCGCGGTGATGCTCACCCGGGCGGAAAGCGGCGGCGACGAATCCGGCCGTGTGCCCATGAAGACCCGCGTTCTCGGGCTGGCTGCCACCATCGCACCCGCCGCTGTGCTTGGCTGGCTCATAATGACCCGGCCGGTGGAATCCATTGCGGTGCCCGCTGAGGTGAGCATCAAACAGTTGGGCGAAGGGTTGCTCGGCTCATACTTTCTGCCCTTTGAGCTGATCTCCGTGGTCCTCATGGTGGCCATGGCCGGGGCCGTGCTCCTGACCTGGGAAAAGAGGGAGGGAAAATAGATGAGCGCCCTGACCCTATACCAAATCGTTGCGCTGATCCTGCTTTGTGCGGGTCTTTATGGCCTGACCCAGCGGAGAAGCCTTGTCGGCATGCTGATCTGCGTGGAGCTGATGCTCAATGGCGCGGGGTTGTCCATCGTGGCAGCCGCCCAGCTCACGGACTTCAGCGCGACCCTCGGCCAGCTCGGCACCCTGTTCGTCATGGGACTCGCAGCGGCCGAGGCCACACTCGTGCTGGCCATAGTCGTGGTCGTTGCCCGGCGGTTCGGTTCCGCCCAAACCAGTGACATCACTACCTTGAAGGAATAGCTATGATGGACGGGGTTACCATAGAAAGTTCCCGGATACTCCTGCCGGTGGTGATCACACTGATCGCGCCGCTCTTTATCTGGCTGAACCGGAAAGATGAAAACAAACGGGAGGCGGTCAGTTTTGTCGCAGCCGCCGCCACGTTCCTGTGTGTGTTGTCCATGGCTCCCGCCGTACTCAGCGGCGAGGTGTGGTTCTTCCATGTTACGACGATTATGCCGGGCATCACCATAGCCTTTGCCGCAGACGGCCTGGGCATGATCTTTGCCTTGATCGCGTCGCTCCTGTGGTTTTTCGCCACCAGCTACAACATCGGCTACATGCGCGGACTCAAGGAACACGCCCAGACCCGCTACTACATCTGCTTTGCGGTGGCCATCTTCGGCGCCGTGGGCGTGGCCTTCGCGG
This genomic stretch from Pseudodesulfovibrio alkaliphilus harbors:
- a CDS encoding NADH-quinone oxidoreductase subunit J family protein, which translates into the protein MEVMAKVAFCVYTAVILGGSILAVSSSSLVRALVGLIITLIGVAGMYLLLASPFMAFMQLLIYVGAVSVLIFFAVMLTRAESGGDESGRVPMKTRVLGLAATIAPAAVLGWLIMTRPVESIAVPAEVSIKQLGEGLLGSYFLPFELISVVLMVAMAGAVLLTWEKREGK
- the nuoH gene encoding NADH-quinone oxidoreductase subunit NuoH; this encodes MNEFIQNLIPLVIAVVGSMAWLAVNALVLVYCERKFAGHIQRRPGPFEVGPHGVLQTLIDGLKLMGKQLLTPDNADRFLYWLAPILSMIPVLLLFMPIPYGPVLTGMEVDLGLLLILAFSSFNGLALILAGWGSNNKWGVLGAARAVAQTVAYEIPLLLTVLAIAFMTGTLNLTEITAQQAGHIGNWFIWKQPLAFLVFLVAMFGETNRAPFDLAEAESELTAGFHTEYSSMGFGLFFMAEYGYMVVICSICSVLFLGGFHGPIPGIEGWWWMLIKTYALLFLMIWARWTFPRVRFDQLLNINWKWLLPLATFNLLATALIMKL
- the nuoK gene encoding NADH-quinone oxidoreductase subunit NuoK, which translates into the protein MSALTLYQIVALILLCAGLYGLTQRRSLVGMLICVELMLNGAGLSIVAAAQLTDFSATLGQLGTLFVMGLAAAEATLVLAIVVVVARRFGSAQTSDITTLKE
- a CDS encoding NADH-quinone oxidoreductase subunit D — translated: MSAYQNMDQMTGDFYTRKFEAGKQDGTLIINMGPQHPSTHGVLRIVIEVDGEYIVRAEPVLGYLHRMHEKMGEVQTWGGFIPNMGRVDYGHAMAWNWAYVGAVEKLMGIEVPERAQYLRVIMTELNRLTSHLLWWGAYILDLGAFTPIMYAFDDREMLLDILQRPSASRLTYSNFRVGGVQMDLDDKCIELIKAFIPHFRGRLPMYHDLVTENLILRRRIEDIGIIDQDMCRRYGCTGPVLRGAGVAYDVRRSEPYSVYDRFDFDIPTQESACSAGRYHVRLAEMEQSLRIIEQALEQLSGAEGGHIVDKAPKPAMKPPAGEAYFAVEGARGKICVYVASDGTKTPYRVKLRAPGFSNMNAFAEAATGTILADAVAILGSLDLIIPELDR
- a CDS encoding 4Fe-4S binding protein translates to MNALRKHVIQPILDCWSLLVGLKITGKYFCKPLITVHYPRQVIDSENLSTYGGHVELIGMPKDPATPKCISCMMCVTNCPSNCLKVVKSKAPTPTPEQEQAWKEAEERGEKVVKPKAPKFPAKFMYDYTLCSLCGTCIDNCPANTLRFSSNIYWVATSRKEMHIDLLARLREQAAEVSAPAPKPEARPAAAQKEA
- a CDS encoding NADH-quinone oxidoreductase subunit C yields the protein MLQALEGIPTQLVARQDRGATGHFWSVFLAPGQVLKAARKLMGAEYSLEDILALDFAEGFLVLYHFNRWDIDERVTLRVLVSRENPVVPSIAGIFHGAEWHERETRDFHGIIFEGNPNFVPLLMPAEDADVHPLVKSDKARLSIKEVLSLGEIVSSNGEIEALFAEAEAGEASDA